The Prochlorococcus marinus str. MIT 9301 genome window below encodes:
- the cobJ gene encoding precorrin-3B C(17)-methyltransferase encodes MKGIAIGLSNNSKEILKRLKKTEFVKDIYIAGSSKDDGMQNELIQVQKPREILLKKWPEIDLIIFVGSIAASIRIINSFLTSKDQDPGIIVIDNKCSKVIPLIGLHQSNSQNIAYQIANLLGGEIIETNNSNDQSFLNLDAFGNQWGWKRSGKIKDWSKLVIKQAKNEEIFCKQSSGNSLWNTSESGAMINQINEKEIEKLDSTFHVSIFKNNERNWHPPVLWIGIGCERNTSKELIENSLNNFLESRNLSQQSIAGFATIDIKKDEKGILELSEEKNLPIKFFSKEDLSTIIVPNPSNVVQNEIGTPSVAEASCLLAAGEESKLLEEKRIFKNQFGAVTIAVAESKNQYNPTHGEIHIIGSGPGDISFLTSNAKKALSRCTVWIGYKMYLDLIKPLKRSDQVLIKSKLTEEKERCSKAIKLAEEGIKVALISSGESGFYGMAGLLLELLQKIKKEYRPYFQVHPGISSVQLAAAISGAPLMNDFCSISLSDKLTPWPLIEKRIEGALVGDFVIALFNPQSIERNWQLKSVINRCLQSRHMDTPVLIAREVGRENQTKKFFTLNTIPFKEIDMLTVIIIGNSQTTLVDEIFLTPRGYLQN; translated from the coding sequence TTGAAAGGAATTGCTATAGGTCTATCTAATAATTCAAAAGAAATTTTAAAAAGGCTTAAAAAAACCGAATTTGTAAAAGATATATATATTGCAGGTTCTTCAAAAGATGATGGAATGCAAAATGAACTTATTCAAGTACAAAAACCTAGAGAAATCTTACTTAAAAAATGGCCCGAGATAGATTTAATAATTTTTGTAGGCTCAATTGCTGCATCAATAAGAATAATAAACTCTTTTTTAACCTCTAAAGATCAAGACCCAGGCATTATTGTTATAGATAACAAATGTTCCAAGGTAATTCCTTTAATTGGCTTACATCAGTCAAATTCGCAAAATATTGCATATCAAATTGCTAATTTACTCGGTGGCGAAATAATAGAAACTAATAATTCCAATGATCAAAGCTTCTTAAATCTTGATGCATTTGGAAATCAATGGGGTTGGAAAAGATCTGGCAAAATAAAGGATTGGTCAAAACTAGTAATTAAACAAGCTAAGAACGAAGAAATATTTTGCAAACAATCATCTGGAAATAGCTTATGGAATACTTCAGAATCAGGGGCAATGATTAATCAAATTAATGAAAAAGAAATTGAAAAACTAGATTCAACATTTCATGTGAGTATATTCAAAAATAATGAAAGAAATTGGCATCCTCCCGTATTGTGGATTGGTATTGGATGTGAAAGAAATACAAGCAAAGAGTTAATAGAAAATTCTTTAAATAATTTTTTGGAGTCAAGAAATTTATCACAGCAATCAATTGCGGGATTTGCAACTATTGATATAAAAAAAGATGAAAAAGGGATTTTAGAACTTTCTGAAGAAAAAAACTTGCCTATAAAGTTTTTTAGTAAAGAAGATCTTTCAACAATAATTGTTCCAAATCCATCAAATGTCGTACAAAATGAAATTGGCACACCTTCCGTAGCAGAAGCCTCTTGCTTACTCGCAGCAGGAGAAGAATCAAAATTATTAGAAGAAAAAAGAATTTTTAAAAATCAATTTGGGGCAGTAACTATCGCTGTAGCAGAGTCAAAAAATCAGTATAATCCAACCCATGGTGAAATACATATTATTGGAAGTGGTCCTGGTGATATCTCCTTCCTAACCAGTAATGCAAAAAAAGCACTTTCAAGATGTACTGTCTGGATCGGATACAAAATGTATTTAGATTTAATTAAGCCCTTAAAAAGGAGTGATCAAGTTTTAATTAAAAGTAAACTTACTGAAGAAAAAGAGAGATGTAGTAAAGCAATTAAACTAGCGGAGGAAGGAATAAAAGTGGCTTTAATTTCTTCAGGTGAATCTGGATTTTATGGCATGGCTGGTTTACTTTTAGAATTGCTTCAAAAAATAAAAAAAGAATATAGACCTTACTTTCAAGTACACCCAGGTATAAGTAGTGTTCAATTAGCGGCTGCGATTAGTGGAGCACCACTAATGAATGACTTTTGTTCAATAAGCTTAAGCGATAAATTAACTCCATGGCCTTTAATAGAAAAAAGAATTGAAGGTGCTCTAGTGGGTGACTTTGTAATAGCTTTATTTAATCCTCAATCCATTGAAAGAAATTGGCAATTGAAAAGTGTAATAAATAGATGTTTACAATCTAGGCATATGGATACTCCAGTTTTAATAGCTAGAGAAGTAGGGAGAGAAAATCAAACCAAAAAATTTTTTACTTTAAACACCATTCCTTTTAAAGAGATTGATATGTTAACAGTCATCATTATTGGCAATTCTCAAACAACTTTAGTTGACGAAATTTTTCTGACCCCCAGAGGATATTTACAAAATTAA
- the alr gene encoding alanine racemase, whose product MQIRKSNQEFNFDKYSFFKQDIDPKQRAWIEVKGKALETNVRQLRTKLRKNCQFMAVVKADGYGHDAKVVCDYAIKGGASELGVATLEEGIKLRSFGVKKPILILGNLYTKRDLIISFKNDLMPTISSIRECLVCNNIGKHFGLKFSLHLKVDTGMSRLGFESKKFIQQFEKIKSFENISIEGIYSHLSSADENNALDSQSITQSQRLKFNELLKQINFDRNNEIKIHLANSAGMLLSKDFHFHMVRVGLSMYGYSPLAKIDKNLLLKPALSLKVKVAFIRTIDKGVSVSYGGKFVSNRKTKLAVLSIGYADGVPRNLSGKIKVIHNNKFYPQVGSITMDQMMVDITDSKEIKVGSIMVLLGSDGDKTISPLEWSRKSNTIPWEILCSFKNRLPKVQVD is encoded by the coding sequence ATGCAAATTCGGAAATCTAACCAGGAATTTAATTTTGATAAATATTCATTTTTTAAACAAGATATAGATCCAAAACAAAGGGCATGGATTGAAGTTAAAGGCAAAGCATTGGAGACAAATGTAAGGCAATTAAGAACAAAATTAAGAAAAAATTGTCAATTTATGGCGGTTGTCAAAGCTGATGGATATGGACATGATGCAAAAGTAGTATGTGACTACGCAATTAAAGGCGGAGCTTCGGAATTAGGCGTTGCAACTTTAGAAGAAGGGATTAAGCTACGTTCTTTTGGAGTTAAAAAACCAATTCTTATTTTAGGAAATCTATATACAAAAAGAGATTTAATAATATCCTTTAAAAATGACCTTATGCCAACTATAAGTAGTATAAGAGAGTGTTTAGTTTGCAATAATATCGGGAAGCACTTTGGGTTAAAATTTTCTTTACATCTTAAGGTTGATACTGGAATGTCAAGATTAGGATTTGAATCTAAAAAATTTATTCAGCAATTTGAAAAAATAAAATCTTTTGAGAACATTTCAATAGAAGGAATATATAGTCATTTATCATCTGCAGATGAAAATAACGCATTAGATTCTCAAAGTATTACACAATCACAAAGACTGAAGTTCAATGAATTATTAAAGCAAATTAATTTTGATAGAAATAATGAAATTAAGATTCATTTGGCTAATTCAGCGGGCATGCTTCTTAGCAAAGATTTTCATTTTCACATGGTACGTGTTGGGCTTTCAATGTACGGATACAGTCCTCTAGCTAAAATAGATAAAAATTTATTACTTAAACCAGCTTTATCTTTGAAGGTCAAAGTAGCTTTTATAAGAACTATTGATAAAGGGGTAAGTGTAAGTTATGGAGGCAAATTTGTAAGTAATAGAAAAACTAAGTTAGCTGTATTAAGTATTGGTTATGCAGATGGTGTACCAAGAAATCTTTCAGGCAAGATTAAAGTTATTCATAATAATAAATTTTATCCTCAAGTTGGATCTATAACTATGGACCAAATGATGGTAGACATAACAGATTCCAAGGAAATTAAAGTTGGTAGTATCATGGTATTACTAGGATCTGATGGAGATAAAACAATTTCTCCTCTTGAATGGTCAAGAAAATCTAATACTATCCCCTGGGAAATTCTTTGTTCTTTTAAAAATAGATTACCGAAAGTTCAAGTAGATTAG
- the psaB gene encoding photosystem I core protein PsaB, whose protein sequence is MATKFPSFNQGLAQDPTTRRIWYGIATAHDFESHDGMTEEKLYQKLFSTHFGHLAIIALWVAGNLFHIAWQGNFEQFVLDPTHVRPIAHAIWDPHFGSGITEAMTQAGASGPVNIAYSGLYHWWYTIGMRTNEQLFQASIFMSILACWTLFAGWLHLQPKFRPSLAWFKNAESRLNHHLAVLFGFSSIAWTGHLVHVAIPESRGQHVGWDNWLTVLPHPAGLAPFFTLNWGAYAQNPDSLDQVFGTAEGAGTAIFTFLGGLHPQSEALWLTDIAHHHIAIGTVFVIAGHMYRNTFGIGHSLKEITEAHNTRHPNDPHKGSFGINHDGIYETVNNSLHFQLGLALASLGVATSLVAQHMGALPSYAFIARDYTTQSALYSHHQYIAMFLMVGAFAHGAIFFVRDYDPELNKDNVLARVLGTKEALISHLSWVTMLLGFHTLGIYVHNDVVVAFGNPEKQILIEPVFAQFVQAAQGKMMYGFNALLSDPTSSASLAANSLPGNHYWMDLINRQDALSAFLPIGPADFLVHHAIALGLHTTALILIKGALDARGTKLIPDKKDLGYAFPCDGPGRGGTCDSSSWDAMYLAMFWALNLLAWVTFYWHWKHLAIWQGNVAQFNESGTYLMGWFRDYLWLNSAQLINGYNPFGVNSLSPWAWMFLFGHLVWATGFMFLISWRGYWQELIETLVWAHQRTPIANLVGWRDKPVALSIVQARLVGLAHFTIGNILTFGAFVIASTSGKFG, encoded by the coding sequence ATGGCAACAAAATTTCCATCATTTAACCAGGGTCTAGCTCAGGACCCTACAACCAGACGAATATGGTACGGAATAGCTACCGCTCACGACTTTGAAAGTCATGATGGTATGACCGAAGAAAAGCTTTATCAGAAACTTTTCTCTACTCATTTTGGTCATTTAGCAATAATAGCGCTTTGGGTAGCTGGTAACTTGTTTCATATTGCTTGGCAAGGTAACTTCGAGCAATTTGTACTTGATCCAACCCACGTTCGTCCTATTGCTCATGCTATTTGGGATCCACATTTTGGATCTGGCATAACAGAGGCAATGACACAAGCTGGAGCTAGTGGTCCAGTAAACATAGCTTACTCAGGTCTCTACCATTGGTGGTACACAATTGGAATGAGAACCAATGAGCAACTCTTCCAAGCTTCAATATTTATGAGTATTTTGGCTTGTTGGACTCTATTTGCAGGTTGGCTACACTTACAGCCTAAATTCAGACCTTCTTTAGCTTGGTTTAAAAATGCAGAGTCAAGATTAAATCATCATTTAGCTGTCTTATTTGGTTTTAGTAGTATTGCTTGGACAGGACATTTAGTTCATGTTGCTATACCTGAATCAAGAGGTCAACATGTAGGTTGGGATAACTGGTTAACAGTGCTTCCACACCCTGCAGGACTAGCTCCTTTCTTTACTTTAAACTGGGGAGCATATGCTCAAAATCCTGATTCTCTAGATCAAGTTTTTGGAACAGCTGAGGGAGCTGGTACAGCAATCTTTACTTTCTTAGGTGGTCTTCACCCTCAAAGTGAAGCATTATGGCTTACTGACATTGCACATCATCATATTGCGATTGGAACAGTTTTTGTAATTGCAGGTCATATGTATAGAAATACTTTTGGTATTGGTCATAGCCTTAAAGAAATTACAGAAGCTCATAATACAAGACACCCTAATGATCCTCATAAAGGTAGTTTCGGAATTAACCACGATGGAATATATGAAACTGTCAATAACTCATTACATTTCCAACTTGGATTAGCATTAGCATCACTTGGTGTAGCAACTTCTCTTGTAGCCCAACATATGGGTGCACTTCCCTCTTATGCTTTTATTGCCAGGGACTACACCACACAATCTGCTTTATATAGTCATCATCAGTACATAGCAATGTTCTTGATGGTTGGTGCATTTGCTCATGGAGCCATTTTCTTTGTAAGAGATTATGATCCTGAACTAAATAAAGATAATGTTTTAGCAAGAGTACTTGGAACAAAGGAAGCTTTGATAAGTCATCTTAGTTGGGTAACAATGTTGCTTGGATTTCATACTCTTGGAATTTATGTTCACAACGATGTCGTTGTAGCTTTTGGTAATCCTGAAAAGCAAATTCTAATAGAGCCAGTATTTGCTCAATTCGTTCAAGCTGCTCAAGGTAAGATGATGTACGGCTTTAACGCTTTATTATCTGATCCTACAAGTTCAGCATCTCTAGCAGCTAATTCACTACCAGGTAATCATTACTGGATGGATCTTATCAATAGACAAGATGCATTAAGTGCTTTCCTACCCATCGGACCTGCAGATTTCCTAGTTCACCATGCTATCGCTTTAGGTCTTCATACAACTGCATTAATCCTTATCAAAGGTGCACTTGATGCTAGAGGTACAAAATTAATTCCTGATAAGAAAGATTTAGGTTATGCATTCCCTTGCGATGGACCTGGGCGCGGAGGTACTTGTGATAGTTCATCTTGGGACGCTATGTACTTAGCTATGTTCTGGGCATTAAATTTACTAGCATGGGTAACTTTCTACTGGCATTGGAAACACCTAGCAATTTGGCAGGGTAACGTAGCACAATTTAACGAATCAGGAACTTATCTAATGGGTTGGTTCAGAGATTATCTCTGGTTAAACTCTGCTCAACTTATTAATGGATATAATCCATTTGGAGTAAATTCTTTATCTCCTTGGGCTTGGATGTTCTTATTTGGTCACTTAGTTTGGGCTACTGGTTTCATGTTCCTAATTTCATGGCGTGGTTACTGGCAAGAGTTAATTGAAACATTAGTTTGGGCACATCAGCGTACTCCAATTGCTAACCTTGTTGGCTGGAGAGATAAACCTGTTGCACTTTCAATTGTTCAAGCTAGATTAGTTGGACTAGCACATTTCACGATTGGAAACATTCTTACATTCGGTGCATTTGTTATCGCATCAACTTCAGGTAAGTTTGGTTAA
- the psaA gene encoding photosystem I core protein PsaA: MTISPPESGEKNKKVLEDPVKADPRPIDFAKLDKPGFWSTKLSKGPKTTTWIWNLHADAHDFDVHTGDAEEATRKIFSAHFGHLAVIFIWMSAAFFHGARFSNYSGWLADPTHVKPGAQQVWAIVGQEMLNADLGANYNGIQISSGIFHMWRAWGITNESELMALAIGAVVMAALMLHAGIFHYHKAAPKMEWFQDIESMLNHHIAGLVGLGSLAWAGHCIHIGAPTAALLDAIDAGSPLVINGKEIATIADMPMPHQLCDPQIIGQIFPGLASGTGNFFSLNWLAFSDFLTFKGGLNPVTGSLWMTDVSHHHLAFGVIAIIGGHMYRTNYGIGHSMKEILDSQQGDPILFPAPKGHQGLFEFMAESRHAQLAVNLAMLGSISILVSHHMYAMPPYPYIATDYMTVLGLFTHHMWIGGLFIVGAGAHAGIAMVRDYDPAKHIDNVLDRILKARDALISHLNWVCMWLGFHSFGLYIHNDTMRALGRPQDMFSDSAIQLQPIFAQWVQSIQASAVGTSLLAGTAEALPHKALSEVFNGSLVEVGGKVAIAPIPLGTADLMIHHIHAFQIHVTVLILLKGVLYARSSRLIPDKASLGFRFPCDGPGRGGTCQVSSWDHVFLALFWMYNCLSIVIFHFSWKMQSDVWGLTGGNFAQSSITINGWLRDFLWAQASQVLTSYGQSISMYGLMFLGAHFIWAFSLMFLFSGRGYWQELFESIVWAHNKLKVAPTIQPRALSITQGRAVGVTHFLVGGIATTWAFFHARLFGLG, from the coding sequence ATGACCATCAGCCCACCAGAAAGTGGAGAAAAAAACAAAAAGGTTTTGGAGGATCCTGTTAAGGCCGATCCAAGACCTATTGATTTTGCCAAATTAGATAAGCCAGGTTTCTGGTCAACTAAATTATCTAAGGGTCCAAAAACTACTACTTGGATCTGGAATTTACATGCAGATGCACATGATTTTGATGTGCATACAGGCGATGCTGAAGAAGCAACAAGAAAAATCTTTTCAGCTCATTTTGGACATCTTGCAGTCATTTTTATATGGATGAGTGCTGCATTTTTCCATGGAGCAAGATTTTCTAATTATTCAGGTTGGTTAGCTGATCCAACTCATGTCAAGCCAGGTGCTCAGCAAGTTTGGGCAATTGTTGGTCAAGAAATGCTTAATGCTGATCTTGGTGCTAACTACAATGGTATTCAAATCAGTTCAGGAATATTCCACATGTGGAGAGCATGGGGAATTACTAACGAGAGTGAACTGATGGCATTAGCAATAGGTGCTGTAGTAATGGCTGCACTTATGCTTCATGCGGGAATTTTTCATTATCATAAAGCCGCTCCAAAAATGGAGTGGTTCCAAGATATTGAGTCTATGCTAAACCACCATATAGCTGGTTTAGTCGGATTAGGATCTTTAGCATGGGCTGGTCACTGTATTCATATAGGAGCTCCTACAGCAGCTCTTTTAGATGCAATTGATGCAGGCTCTCCTTTAGTCATCAATGGTAAAGAGATAGCAACTATTGCAGATATGCCTATGCCGCATCAACTCTGTGATCCACAAATTATTGGTCAGATATTCCCAGGATTAGCAAGTGGTACAGGTAATTTCTTTAGCTTAAACTGGTTAGCTTTCTCAGACTTTCTCACTTTCAAAGGCGGACTTAACCCTGTTACAGGAAGTTTATGGATGACTGATGTTTCACATCATCATTTAGCTTTTGGTGTAATAGCAATCATTGGTGGTCATATGTATAGAACCAATTATGGTATTGGTCATAGTATGAAAGAAATATTAGATTCACAGCAAGGAGACCCAATATTATTCCCTGCTCCTAAAGGTCATCAAGGTCTTTTTGAGTTCATGGCAGAAAGTAGACATGCCCAGCTTGCGGTAAACCTAGCAATGCTTGGATCAATAAGCATACTTGTATCTCATCATATGTATGCGATGCCTCCATATCCATATATAGCTACTGACTACATGACAGTTCTTGGATTATTTACTCATCACATGTGGATAGGTGGATTATTCATAGTAGGTGCAGGAGCGCATGCTGGAATTGCAATGGTCAGAGATTACGATCCAGCAAAACATATTGATAATGTATTAGACAGAATTCTTAAAGCAAGAGATGCCCTAATCAGTCACTTGAACTGGGTATGTATGTGGTTAGGATTTCATAGTTTTGGACTCTATATTCACAACGATACTATGAGAGCTTTGGGAAGACCCCAAGATATGTTTAGTGATTCTGCAATCCAACTTCAGCCAATTTTTGCTCAATGGGTACAGAGTATTCAAGCATCTGCTGTTGGAACTTCTCTTTTAGCAGGTACTGCAGAAGCTCTACCTCACAAAGCTTTGAGTGAAGTTTTTAACGGAAGTTTAGTAGAAGTGGGTGGAAAGGTTGCTATAGCTCCGATTCCATTAGGGACTGCTGATTTAATGATTCATCATATTCATGCTTTCCAAATTCACGTTACTGTTTTGATACTTCTTAAAGGAGTTCTTTATGCAAGAAGTTCAAGGTTGATCCCTGATAAAGCTTCTTTAGGATTTAGATTCCCTTGTGATGGACCTGGTAGAGGTGGTACATGTCAAGTTTCTTCATGGGATCACGTGTTCTTAGCCCTTTTCTGGATGTATAACTGTTTATCCATAGTTATTTTCCACTTCTCTTGGAAAATGCAGAGTGATGTTTGGGGCCTTACCGGTGGTAACTTCGCACAAAGTTCCATTACTATTAATGGTTGGTTAAGAGATTTCCTTTGGGCGCAAGCTTCTCAAGTATTAACAAGTTATGGTCAATCCATAAGCATGTACGGTTTGATGTTCTTAGGAGCTCACTTCATATGGGCATTTAGTTTAATGTTCCTCTTTAGTGGACGCGGATATTGGCAAGAATTATTCGAATCAATTGTTTGGGCACACAACAAACTTAAAGTAGCCCCAACCATTCAACCAAGAGCTTTATCTATCACTCAGGGTAGAGCAGTAGGTGTAACACACTTCCTTGTCGGTGGTATTGCTACCACATGGGCTTTCTTCCATGCTCGCCTTTTCGGCCTGGGCTAA
- a CDS encoding photosystem I reaction center protein subunit XI has protein sequence MSDFQKSFSESTSSIKFDEKYIDTSVQPNDIGVAEQWAVKTVADPCVGNLATPVNSGYFTKAFINNLPFYREGISPNFRGLETGAAFGYLLYGPFTMTGPLRNSEFALTAGLLATIGAVHILTALFVLYNAPGKAPNVQPPDATVNNPPKDLFTRAGWADFTSGFWLGGCGGAVFAWLLVGTLHLDSIMPIIKNIWTAG, from the coding sequence ATGAGCGACTTTCAAAAATCATTCTCAGAATCAACAAGTTCTATTAAATTTGATGAGAAATACATAGATACTTCTGTACAACCAAATGATATTGGCGTAGCAGAACAATGGGCAGTAAAAACAGTTGCTGATCCTTGTGTTGGTAATTTAGCTACTCCTGTTAATAGTGGTTATTTTACAAAAGCCTTTATAAATAATTTACCTTTTTATAGAGAAGGTATTTCTCCTAATTTTAGAGGTTTAGAAACTGGAGCAGCTTTTGGATATCTTCTATACGGACCTTTTACTATGACTGGCCCATTAAGAAATTCTGAATTTGCTCTAACAGCTGGACTTCTCGCTACTATTGGAGCTGTTCATATTTTGACAGCACTTTTTGTTCTATACAATGCACCTGGTAAAGCACCTAATGTTCAACCTCCAGATGCCACTGTTAATAATCCGCCAAAGGACTTATTTACAAGAGCTGGTTGGGCTGATTTTACGAGTGGATTTTGGTTAGGAGGCTGTGGAGGAGCTGTTTTTGCTTGGTTACTTGTTGGGACATTACACTTAGATTCCATCATGCCAATCATTAAAAATATTTGGACTGCTGGTTAA
- a CDS encoding TIGR01548 family HAD-type hydrolase: MKNIGLILFDIDGVIRSVENSYRLSLKKTVYKFSGWEPSYIDIDNAKNEGIWNNDWDLSLELIKRYIKKENLNLKIPPREEIVKCFEEFYFGGDPNKDSKYWSGYIANEKLLVDKKFFDLIQGKGIIWGFVSGAESASAKFVLEKRLGLKSPPLISMGDAPDKPDPRGFINLSKKLVGDKLGESNIPIAYVGDTIADINTVMNARKEIPSQKFISIGIAPPHLHVDSLLEERNSYETNLRSAGADLILNSIYDLKDINLELF, encoded by the coding sequence TTGAAAAATATTGGTTTAATTTTGTTTGACATTGATGGGGTAATTCGCAGCGTAGAAAATAGTTACAGACTTTCATTAAAAAAAACAGTTTACAAATTTTCCGGATGGGAGCCAAGTTATATCGATATTGATAATGCAAAAAATGAAGGGATCTGGAATAATGACTGGGATTTAAGTTTAGAACTTATAAAAAGATATATAAAAAAAGAGAACTTAAATCTCAAAATTCCTCCAAGAGAGGAAATAGTAAAGTGTTTTGAAGAGTTTTACTTTGGTGGAGATCCAAATAAAGATAGTAAATATTGGTCTGGTTACATTGCAAATGAGAAGTTATTAGTTGATAAAAAGTTTTTTGATTTAATTCAAGGTAAAGGAATAATCTGGGGTTTTGTTAGTGGTGCAGAGTCTGCTTCTGCAAAATTTGTTTTAGAAAAAAGACTTGGACTAAAATCACCACCATTAATATCTATGGGAGATGCCCCTGACAAGCCTGATCCAAGAGGTTTTATTAACTTATCAAAAAAGCTTGTTGGAGATAAACTTGGCGAATCAAATATTCCCATTGCATATGTAGGAGATACTATTGCAGATATAAATACAGTTATGAACGCTAGAAAGGAAATACCATCTCAGAAATTCATCAGTATCGGAATAGCTCCACCTCATTTACATGTAGATTCTCTATTAGAAGAACGTAATTCTTACGAAACAAATCTAAGGAGTGCAGGCGCTGACTTGATTTTAAATTCTATTTATGACCTTAAAGATATTAATCTTGAATTATTTTAA
- a CDS encoding HNH endonuclease, with protein MRLLKYTVSMTCKLYFGMGQTLVLNASYEPLNITSWRRAVILMIKGKAESLEEDKSYSIHCGRKLPTVIRLRYYVKVPFREVSLTRKNILLRDNNSCQYCNYRGSDLSIDHVLPRSRGGTDNWENVTTACLRCNVQKGNRTPEEANMPLKRKPYRPLSNLNFEATRQIDSGKHKEWSKYVIGVAI; from the coding sequence ATGCGCTTATTGAAATATACAGTTAGCATGACATGTAAATTGTATTTTGGCATGGGCCAGACTCTAGTTTTAAATGCATCTTATGAACCTTTAAACATCACTTCCTGGCGAAGAGCAGTAATTTTGATGATTAAAGGTAAAGCAGAAAGCTTAGAGGAAGATAAATCATATTCAATACATTGTGGCAGAAAATTGCCGACAGTTATAAGACTTCGCTACTACGTGAAGGTACCTTTTAGAGAGGTTTCTTTAACAAGAAAAAATATTCTTCTAAGAGATAATAATTCTTGCCAGTACTGTAACTATAGAGGTAGTGACCTATCAATAGATCATGTTTTACCGAGAAGTAGAGGTGGCACAGATAACTGGGAAAATGTCACAACAGCATGCCTCAGATGCAATGTACAAAAAGGTAACCGAACTCCAGAAGAGGCAAATATGCCCTTAAAACGTAAGCCTTATCGTCCATTAAGTAATCTAAATTTTGAAGCTACAAGACAAATTGACTCTGGCAAGCATAAAGAATGGAGTAAATACGTAATAGGGGTTGCAATCTAA
- a CDS encoding glycosyltransferase family 2 protein, whose protein sequence is MSDIKQLISIIVPVFNESESIALLLDEVVNVMSFHKFNFELIVVNDGSKDNTHQVLKQLTLKIKELSVISLRKNYGQTAAMSAGFDNSKGDIVITLDGDLQNDPNDIPLLISEINDGYDLVCGWRFDRKDKLINRKIPSKIANKLIANVTGLKLHDYGCSLKAFKKEIIEDIKLYGELHRFLPVLANIEGARIREIKVNHRRRQYGSSKYGIDRTFRVLMDLLTVWFMTKFLTRPMYGFGFVGIISIFSSLAITSYLIVLKIMGEDIGNRPLLMFALILGIAGVQLFSFGLLSELLIRTYHESQSRPIYRIRSINSANQN, encoded by the coding sequence ATGTCAGATATAAAACAATTAATTTCTATTATCGTCCCTGTTTTCAATGAAAGTGAGAGTATTGCTCTTTTATTGGATGAAGTTGTAAATGTAATGTCATTTCATAAATTTAATTTTGAATTGATTGTTGTAAATGATGGTTCTAAAGATAATACTCATCAAGTATTAAAGCAACTAACTCTCAAAATTAAAGAGTTGTCAGTAATTTCCCTTCGCAAAAATTATGGGCAAACTGCAGCAATGTCAGCGGGCTTTGATAATTCTAAGGGCGATATTGTTATTACGTTGGATGGGGATTTACAGAATGATCCAAATGATATTCCTTTATTAATTTCAGAAATTAACGATGGTTATGATTTGGTATGTGGCTGGAGGTTTGATAGAAAAGATAAATTAATAAATAGAAAGATACCATCAAAAATAGCGAATAAGTTAATAGCTAACGTAACAGGTTTGAAGTTGCATGACTATGGTTGCTCATTAAAAGCGTTTAAGAAAGAAATAATAGAAGATATAAAGTTATATGGTGAACTTCACAGGTTTTTGCCCGTTTTAGCAAATATTGAAGGTGCAAGAATTAGAGAAATTAAAGTAAATCATAGGAGAAGGCAATATGGATCTAGTAAATATGGAATTGATAGAACTTTTAGAGTTTTAATGGATTTACTAACTGTTTGGTTTATGACTAAATTTTTAACAAGACCGATGTATGGATTTGGTTTCGTTGGAATTATAAGTATTTTCAGTAGCCTTGCGATAACTTCTTATTTGATAGTTTTAAAAATAATGGGTGAGGATATTGGAAATCGTCCGTTGCTGATGTTTGCATTAATATTAGGAATTGCTGGTGTTCAATTATTTAGCTTTGGATTATTGAGCGAACTTTTAATAAGGACATATCATGAAAGTCAAAGTCGTCCAATTTACAGAATTAGATCAATAAACAGTGCAAATCAAAATTGA
- a CDS encoding photosystem I reaction center subunit VIII: MPSDLPSLLPSIFVPLIGIAMPAVFIVLIGRLITATE, translated from the coding sequence ATGCCATCTGATTTACCAAGTCTTTTACCCTCAATTTTTGTTCCATTAATTGGTATAGCAATGCCCGCTGTTTTTATCGTATTGATTGGAAGATTAATTACAGCAACTGAATAA